The genomic interval ATAGATGTCATAGGAGTCAAGACAGAATGAGGTCTACTAGATAGTGATGATGACAGGCTTACATCATTCGTGGATCCTCGTGAAATTCGCCGAGCTTTGTTGTATATAGTGAAAGCTGTCTCCTTCAGAATGACAAGTTCATTAAAAGGTGGGCTTGTAACCCTAAAAATGGCATCAACTGTCACAATCTGTAGTACCAATTTAGGAACACTAAAGCCTGAAACTACTGGAATATTTGATATCGATGCTTCATCTGCTGCTGCTGAGCTGCTTAATGCCTTCCCCACCTGACTGTACAATACAGATCTCCTTTCTCTATCTGAGGGCAGAATAATTGATCCAATAGCAACAGAAGATTCGACAACTGTTTTTAGGACTGCGGTAGGCTCAGGGAAGGGGCACACCACATATATTACCTAAACACAAGAAACCAACACAATAGGTTTCACAAAATAGAGTGGCCGTAAGCAATAATAAAGCAAGTTTATGAGACAAAAGTCAGATGGTGGATGGTTTAAAACAGTTAAGGTAAGCAGCATAGAACTCTGCTTAAGGGTTGATTTcacatttaattaaacaagtagtcttaatttataaattacaaAGTAAGATAATAATCGTATAGAATGTCAACTCCTCAAAAATACAGCTCCCCCTGTCTAAAAATATTGGTCCAACTTAGCATTTTTTGGATGTCCCAATGTGTTAATCCCACTAACTAGAGCAGATAAACTTCTATGTTGAAATTTCTATTATATCCCTAAATTCATAACAAGCTACtcctaacaaaaaaaaaatcattgcagtcaacattttttttaaatttggtgCTTTTCAAACATGAATCAACAAATAGAGATGGAAAGTGCATTCTAAATCCTCCCACCAACTTATAGTAACTGGGTAAACTACTTCAACATAACTGAATGCCATGAAAATGTTTgtaaaaggggaaaaagaagTTGATAACAGGAAAAAACATTCACAATGCATGCACTGTCAAGTAAAGGACAACCAAGCTATGGTCTACTTTAGACAGGAATATATTAGTTGGGAACCTACCATGCTCTAAATAACACGGAATAATGACAAAATTCAGAGAAAACTTTCCAATTGCAGCATCTAAtattgaagaagaaacaacATACCTATCTCAGGAACAAAATCATGCAACCCATAAAGAAAGGCACATATTGATTGTAAATGGATCTTGACAATCAGTAAATATAAACCAAAACAGAGTGCACAAAAACATTATACAAggtaattgaaatttatacTTCAGTCTAAAATAATGAATTTCAAACATTCCTTTtctataattaataaatcacTGGAAGGAAATGAACAGACTTTTCTTTATCCCTTTGTGTTGAAGGGAATATGGTCCAGCCATCAGCAAACAAGTAACATGTACAGAGAACCATTTAAGTAAAAGAACCACATGGAACATTCCACTTACCATGCAAGGGCCGCTTATTCCTTCCTTTTGGTTTGTAGACAAAAATTGGCTAAGTTTCAATGCTTTAAGTGCCTTAGAAAGAGACTTGAGGTAGCAAGCCAGGTCCCATCCATTTGacagagaaagaaaataatcaCTTATTGATCCTAGGAGAGATGCATTACTGCTTTCTATCTTCATTGATTGGGGGCAATCAAGTAGGACAAAGCCAGAAGAAGACCATTTCCCTGAGTCCATCTCCATCTGGTTTCCCAAACTCTGAGGTGAGTGGGTTCCCAGTTTGCATGTCTCATATACTGAGGAAAAATATACAGTGAGACAAACAatcaaatagaaaacaaaaggcCAAAGTTTGAATTTAGTTCTTTTACTATTTCAATTCAGCAATTTGAGTCCCTctactttaattttaatgaattttgtccttacaattttattaaagGTAGATTTAAAGACAATTGACAATTTACCATAAATTTGGATGACATAGCATTCTGGTAATGACATGGCATGATGAGGTGGATTAATATTTTTTGCCCATGTGGCAAATATCAGCCCAAAAAACTTAtactttaattaaataataattaatatttcttagattgtaaaaaaaataatttttaagaatatttttattaaaaataaagttttttatGCTAATGTGTGGCACATGGCTAAAAATATTCCGGTTGGCATGCCACATCATCAAGAAAAGGCCATGTGGCCAAAGTTAATGGCAGAATTTCAACACCATTATCAGTTGTCCTTAAATCAAGGTTTAATAAATGTATAAagattaaattcattaaaattgaGGTAGAGTCAGAAACCGCTGAATTGAAACAGTAAAGAGACTAAATTCAGACTTTGACCAACACAAAAGGTATTAGCTTTTAATTCAAAAAGACAAAATGCTAACTAGATGGGAAACAAAAGGTATTAGCAGTCAGCATCAATGTGTTCACTAGAGCTAAATTGATGGAAGTCACAAGCAAGTCATAGGGCTTCTGCCCTTCGATGTCTCAACAAACCCACATTTTGGGTGAAACCACAGCTGTAAGTTCTAAAATTAATAACACTTCAGAAGAAGAGCCGAAAATGATGGCATCCTTGGCAAAAGCTAATTCTATTGAGATCATGGACAGGGCTCCGGAGACTCAATTCCCTTAGAGACAAAAGGATCAACTTATCCTAAGTAGCATAACAACACTCTTCTGGTATCAACACAACTCCAAAACCATTCATTTCTTCCAATTAAGAATCATGCTGTTAGCTGTCTACACTTCCCCACATAATCCATGTCAGGTTGACAAATCCATACTGAAAGAAACATAAATTTCTTTCCATCTAGGCATGCATAAAAGCACAAAACTACGGCTACTCTGAACTATGTAGCAATAGCCTGAATATTAAgttcagaaaaaaaattcaacctcaagaaaataataatgcaTCAAAATCCCATACTCACCAGTTCCTAGTTGTTGGAAAAAATCAGCAGCGGCAGAAGTAAGGGGATCAATATCTGGGCATATAACAGAATAAATTATCTGCAGTAATTTTTTGAGCCAAAAGTTCAGATTAGTAACAGAAAGCAACTTCTGAAATCACATCAACTGAGAGGCTAAAGGTTATCTTCAATTTTGCCACAGCAAGCCATGTCAAGAATCTTACAGGTTTTGGTAGAGCATATGGCTCAAGAGGAGCCTTTTCCCAAAGCTGCAAAGAGTTTGCTGAAGTTTTAAGCCAATCATCCTGGTACCTGTAATCATTTGCACTCATTTGTTcgtatttcataatttatagAGCTAACTGCAAAGACTGACTAGTGTGTCAActtcatttaattataataaggCTTACTTTGGTTAACTGCATTTAAGTTCACATGTGATTAACCGTTCAACTTACCAATTGcaagccatgtcatgctgtacATGTAATATATAAGTTAGATGTCTCAACAAATTCAACTGATCTACCCAAATCTTAATTGATCTCTTATTAATAATACATTTCTACACTGTTTATTTCCCTTTCGAAACCTAATTGTATCAACTTAATAGATTGTAAGAGGATTCAAGAGTAGTAGATACTCCACAACTTTCTCTTTCCTGTTTTGTAAATAGAGTTTCATCCAACCACCAGATAGCAAACTTAGCAACTGTCTATAAACTAAATATCCTGCAGCCTTTTGTATACGAGACTAACACTAAGTGCAGATTACATGCAGTCTAAGTCAAAGAGTGACAAACTCAACCTAATATCAAACAATCCAAGGAAAAAGCAAAATCCATATAGGGAAAAGATTATTCACAGtcaattataatgttattgTCGAAGTTTAAAACCCTAATAAATCTCAACTGAATCTATTTGGCTTAGGGAGAAAGAACACGACTTAGCTATTATGCTCAAGTATATATAAAAGCTCATTTAAAAACTTGATGGTGGCACTGGCATCAAACAAGTTCATAAATAAGCTAATATTAAGCCAAATCCAACCTCTATTTCAAGATTGGCCCAATATCATACCTCCTACCCTAGGTTATTCAAAACTCAAAGGCAAATTAGGAAAGAACAGATGCATGTTAATTCTGGCAAACAAAGTatcctttgtttcttttttttttttagtttcgggggggggggggggggggtgcaCAGTGTGTGGGGGAGACCATGACACCGTGAGTTAATACCAACagattatattttcttttttgtcttgATACACCCTTCTTCCTTACCCCCCAAGTTTTACGTCTTTGCAAATTAAAAGATCAAGAACCTACCAGACTCATCTAAGACTCATTACCATTTCCAGGCTAATAGCAATGCAAGAGACTGCTTGAATTGTTAGTAAACATAATGCTAACATTAAAAAgctaaaataaagaaaaaacaatggCTAAACTTAATTGACTCATTATGATCGTTGAGAATTTCTCAGCACAATAGACCATTTCAAaggaatttaaattttacagCATAAGAGCCTCCTTAGATATGAATCCCATTCATACAAATAGTTCAACCATCCAAATGAATTTGTATCAGTATTAATCATCATACTCTTTGTAGAATAAACATATCTTTGGGGTTCTACTCATCATCTTCAGCTGTAAGCCAAACAAATTCTCCAATATGAAGCCAGAGGCAGTTTCACCAAAGGGCCTTGCACAGGTAATTTTCTttcccaaaaataaatatttttgttaggCCATTTGATATTGACTTAAGCAAACTTGGGATTTAAAATCTCATATCTTGATGTTAAAGTTATATTGGTTACAAATGGAGGACACTTACCCAACAAGTATTGCAGGTGATGGGAGAACAAAAAGTGTTGGTCTTAGCCGGGTGCACTGTTGTTGCTCTGACTCAGAACCAGAGATTTCTTGGTTCAGTCTCCTTTGGCTGGTCTCTTCAACTTTACCTCCATCCAATGCACCAGTCActgaataaattgaaaaaccCCTTCAGTATGTCAAATTTCTTCAAAGTCTCACAAATATAGTGTATTAGAATGTAAACATACCTTTAAGGACAGATGACCCACCAACAGAAGTTTGAGATGGACTCATTGCTTCTCCCACAGAGTGAGTTACGGTAGTTGAAGAATCTCGGCACTCATTTGTATTGGACTCAGCAGATGATCCATCAGCAGAGGCTCCAACATCACCTGATTGACCACGGCCTTTGCACCAGTCAGTGACAGACAAAGGACCATCTAAATTGCCAAATGCAGATTTTAAGGCTGATTTGATGTCAGAGTGCAGCAAACTGATTACAGAAGAAGCATGAATCTGAAAGAAAATATTCTCTGCATAAGAATCATTATACAATAAAATGTCAAAGTTTTCTGGTCCATTAAATCCTCACACACATGGTCAGACagtgaaaattaaaagatttcgATCTTATTTGACATGACAACTATCAGCTACACCACAGGAATTTACTCCTAGGTATAGTATCCATAGATATTAGTGCAATTACAAATCTAGATGCTGAAGAAATGCTCACATTAGCAGAAAGTGGATCTACTAACTCCACACCAGCAATGTCCAAGGAATGGCAAGAAGCCAAAGTCCCTCCGCAACCTGCATGGACCATGGAAGGCCCACAACAAAATCCTCGCCTCCAATGCTCTTGTAATGCAAGCCAACTGTAAGGACCATCACCACAATCTGCATCCAGTACCAAATCAACAAAGGAAGTAGCTTGCTGGACCAGTAACACAATGCCATCCAGAAGCTCTTGAAGCGGTTGCCTTTGCCCATAAGAGAGGATACTATCCTCATTAAATGAATTATGGGTTAAGGATGGGCTGGCTTCAATACTCGGTGACGCAGCAGGCTTTGAAACTTTTGGAACTCCAACAGTGCGCCATACACCAACAGGAGCATTAAGGTGCCCATCTAGCATTCCTCCATCAATATCACCAGCAATTCTGACAGGTATagattctttcttcttcacctCATACCTGCTAGATACATTGTCTGTCATACTACTAGGGTCACCAGGAAGATGGTTTAAAACAGACCTTCCTGCAGGCCTACTCAAGCTAATAGTTGCAAGGCTCATGGGAGATAAAAGTATGTGTCGCATCCTCAACATGGAAGCTTGGAACATAGCACATTCCACATCAGTTGCAAGCACAGTCTTCATAGATAAAAGGATATGCTCTTTGCCACATATGCCCTGTGTCATTTTCCTGTCAGCAGATTTAACTGCATtcattgaattaaaattaGCAAACTGAGATGTTCCTGAAACCTCATTCGTAGCACTGCTATCATTATGTGTAAGCAATTTCCCATCATATCTCTCTTTCCTGGTCTCCACAGGAGTGTAATATTTCTTGAGTTGGTACGTGGCACTCAAATCATGCCCTCCAGGGTAGGCTTTCAGATTCATAGGCATGCCAGTCTTCTCATCTAATCCATCAAAGCAAGGAGAAGAGGGCGGTGTTGCACCATATATGTAATTGTTTGGGCTTGAATTAGAACTCTCTGCTTTGTGAGACTTTGGGAGATATggttttttgaaaattgatgaCGAATCACTTGCAGGAGTTTCTACTGCTCCATATTCTGTTGCAAATGTCATCAGTGCTTCAGCTTTCATTAAATGATCAAACTCACCAGTAGAAGAAGCTAAAGTGTGGTTCAATGGACCAGATGTGACAGCACTGCTTGTGACCTCTTGACTTTTGCTCAAACACTCCTCTATGGCCACTGGAGGATGTGGAGTAAAGCTATCAAAGGAAGGAAGACATACAGGCAAAAGCATCTGATCTGAAACATCCATTACCCCAGCTGGACTGCTTCCTGCATCTCCACAATCTGGAGCAGCAAACATAATTGCCGACGACTCTGCAGTTCCTGGGGGCTTCACAAAAGAAAGACCATGATGAGATCAATTAAAGCTTAATCATGTCAAGAAAAAAGAGATGTTAACGAAAAGACTCAATGCAGGCTAACACCAGCTGTAACTTCAAATAACACGATAAAAAAGAAggggttaaaaaaaaatacattcaCAAAGTTTACTTGAAATGAACTTTTCGCACTATTCACTTGACATTCACAGCTTGAACCAAATCGCTCAACAAATGTATATGAACTCcaaatataaaacatttaagaatTTCCCTTCTCTATGTTAAGAATTTAAGCTGAAAATGGTAcgaatatataataaaatgcaGTTTTTCATGATAGAATCTATAGAAATATAAGAATTACCTCCCCAAATGGAAGtacatcattttcaaagaagTCACCAAAATCTCCAAATTCAGAAAGAAGAGATTGGATATCCATGACAATTCCTCTGTCATCATCATCCCAATCCCAATTAGATCCAATTTGATCATTTCCAACGGCTGTAATGGCTGAATGGTTAACTTCCATGGAACCAATATTAGACTTGTATGCATCTTGAGATGAAGCATTCGTAACTGTAATCGCTTGACCATACGACTCTGTAATCCCAATTCGAGGACGCTTGGAACCCTGCAGAGAAATTTGCACTAGTTATTTCAATGAACCcacaattatattaatttgaaaagAGTAGAGTTAAGGAAAATGTTACTGACTCTGATTCAAAGAGTCAAAATAGTTTCACATTCAAATGCCATACGGGAGTCTATGTTATTTCCTAAGTAAATGCTCAAAATGTGTGAGGAAAAGGAGCCCATTGCAGTCCAACCATACAAGCAGTGAAAAAGAGATGAAGACATTACCATTCAGGAGAAAAACTAAACCCTACTTTCTGGGCTTCAAGCATGTTGTAATTATAGTCACAGTCAAGTCAGATGAACATTTCAGGAATTTCCGTCCAAACTGATTGGAAAGCAGACGGCGAAAAGAGAAGAGCAGTTATGGCTTTTACTAAACAGACACCATTTACAATTcgaaaaataaacaaaatagtCAATTCGAGACCAAGAAACTTAAACAAAGCACATACAACCCTAAGTGTTCAAAAAATGAAGGCACAAACATTTACATGTTTCTGTGTTCCTCTATTTTCTGAGTCgaaaaagtaaataataacACAGGAACATGCAAACATAGCGCTTCTTTGGGTGGATATTATGCTTGCATGGATGATACCCTTCTCCCATTTAAAATTGACACAAGTGTTTGCATTCATCAACAACACATAAAATTTAAGACAAAAGTAACTAGACAAAGTAGATAAAAGAGCACCATTTTTAGGCAATCAATCTCCATCTGATCATTAGAAGATAAGCCTGACTGTCTACATGATGAATCTGCATCTGCCTCAAGGTCACGAGCTCCTGTGGTCACACTATCACTGGAACTACTGCTTATGGAACTTATGCTGCTATTATTACTATTGCTGCTGCTGTTATAACAGTGCTGTGTGTGTATTCCACTGAATTCAACCCAAGATCTTTCCATGGAATCTATATTGCCATCACTGCAAAATTAATAGTAGGATAAACGGGAGAAATGAAGATTCAGGGGACTAAATCTGGATGCTATAATAGTTACATGTTCATGATTTGGTTCACATGTTAGTCATCGTGGATAATGATTCACCTTGACACTAAAATAGTCAGGTCTAAATGTTTGTGAAGAATGCATTTTAGACAGGCATGCCTGCTAGTCCCTTCAAGGAGACCGTAGGGAAAATATGCAGCATCCACTGCAATCATCTATCATATTGCaaggaaaattgaaaagaacTAGAGAATTTACCAGATGCATCC from Theobroma cacao cultivar B97-61/B2 chromosome 5, Criollo_cocoa_genome_V2, whole genome shotgun sequence carries:
- the LOC18598720 gene encoding mediator of RNA polymerase II transcription subunit 13 isoform X3, yielding MYFQSIILLKLKNVSGEHSLQHIRALSTSDIEKVLEHSSKNSSYLLPVIISPHGMRGRLSGCSPNDLVKQVYFSGSGKIRTFNGFIGLPYHTSQGSGCQLWGQNCYVKVTLGCSKSGSDKALNSNANIRNLPKHHPTEASAAGRDDQKGSLDLLSVLEKTFIYPSEAVLVPVLQTSFARSSLRRFWLQNWIGPSLAASSLLRHCDGNIDSMERSWVEFSGIHTQHCYNSSSNSNNSSISSISSSSSDSVTTGARDLEADADSSCRQSGLSSNDQMEIDCLKMGSKRPRIGITESYGQAITVTNASSQDAYKSNIGSMEVNHSAITAVGNDQIGSNWDWDDDDRGIVMDIQSLLSEFGDFGDFFENDVLPFGEPPGTAESSAIMFAAPDCGDAGSSPAGVMDVSDQMLLPVCLPSFDSFTPHPPVAIEECLSKSQEVTSSAVTSGPLNHTLASSTGEFDHLMKAEALMTFATEYGAVETPASDSSSIFKKPYLPKSHKAESSNSSPNNYIYGATPPSSPCFDGLDEKTGMPMNLKAYPGGHDLSATYQLKKYYTPVETRKERYDGKLLTHNDSSATNEVSGTSQFANFNSMNAVKSADRKMTQGICGKEHILLSMKTVLATDVECAMFQASMLRMRHILLSPMSLATISLSRPAGRSVLNHLPGDPSSMTDNVSSRYEVKKKESIPVRIAGDIDGGMLDGHLNAPVGVWRTVGVPKVSKPAASPSIEASPSLTHNSFNEDSILSYGQRQPLQELLDGIVLLVQQATSFVDLVLDADCGDGPYSWLALQEHWRRGFCCGPSMVHAGCGGTLASCHSLDIAGVELVDPLSANIHASSVISLLHSDIKSALKSAFGNLDGPLSVTDWCKGRGQSGDVGASADGSSAESNTNECRDSSTTVTHSVGEAMSPSQTSVGGSSVLKVTGALDGGKVEETSQRRLNQEISGSESEQQQCTRLRPTLFVLPSPAILVGYQDDWLKTSANSLQLWEKAPLEPYALPKPIIYSVICPDIDPLTSAAADFFQQLGTVYETCKLGTHSPQSLGNQMEMDSGKWSSSGFVLLDCPQSMKIESSNASLLGSISDYFLSLSNGWDLACYLKSLSKALKALKLSQFLSTNQKEGISGPCMVIYVVCPFPEPTAVLKTVVESSVAIGSIILPSDRERRSVLYSQVGKALSSSAAADEASISNIPVVSGFSVPKLVLQIVTVDAIFRVTSPPFNELVILKETAFTIYNKARRISRGSTNDVSLSSSLSSRPHSVLTPMTSIPGMWKDCVGSRIPGSSLPREGEIDSSLRGGAWDNSWQTSRAGGLSCDPNRNGDFFYQDEVCYMFEPLFILAESGSVEHGISPTAFGNSTSESSKTVSDESSGAFMQTANSAGSIDPGSGSQLDGSESDGVSSGNNKTPSLHCCYGWTEDWRWLVCIWTDARGELLDCDIFPFGGISSRQDTKGLQCLFVQVLQQGCQILQTCASPDTGVVKPRDFVITRIGNFYELEYLEWQKAIYLVGGSEVKKWPLQLRRSVPDGMPTSTNGTSLQQQEMSLIQDRTLPSSPSPLYSPHTKAGFMKGGLGQPAARKQLMGGHTLVDSCRGLLQWVQSISFVSVSVDHSLQLVFQADSLSPGTQGVSGMGQSGYIEGFTPVKSLGSTSASYMLIPSPSMRFLPPTPLQLPVCLTAESPPLAHLLHSKGSAIPLSTGFVVSKAVPSVRKDYRNYTKDEWPSVLSVSLIDYCGGNNVSQDKVIRGIAKQAGRTLSSEARDFEIDNHLILKSVAAELHALSWMTVSPGYLERRTALPFHCDMVLRLRRLLHFAEKELSRPPDKTQV